The sequence GAGATTGCACATTTCTTTTCAAAGCCAAACAATTTTCAGTTGAGTGTCCCACTCCCCCAGCGTGATAATCACATCGAGCATTTGAATCATACCATTTTGGGTAAGGAGGTTGTATAGGAATCATTGGAATAGAAGCTAATTGTCGATTTTGAATTAGTTGAGGTAAAAGCTCTGTATAAGTCATGGGAATCGGATCAAACCACCATGTATCTGAATTGGTTTTGCTACCTTGACCCTGTACAAATGGTCGAGGAGAATTTGAGTTAACGGGTTTTGGAGTTTCAGAGACGGTATGGGCTGATACATAGCTATTATAAGGGATATGAGAGACATTGCTTATATATGACGGAAAGTTTTGCTCATATTTTCTCTGACCAAAAATTGATTTGTGCTTCCCTGAATTAGGAAAACCAATTGCATGAAcctctccttctttcttcttggATATTGTTCCTTTCTTTATTCCACCATATTCAGTTGTAGCCTCTGCTAACCTCCCGTGTTTTATcccatattcaattctttcaccaataacaataatatcaGAAAAATTTGTTGATGCATTACCAATCATTCGCTCATAGAATGGAGCCCGCAAGGTATTCATAAACATAGATGTCATTTCTTTGTCTGTTAACGGTGGTTGAACCTCGGCAACCATATCTCTCCATCGTTGAGCATATTCTTTGAAGCTTTCCGAACTCTTCTTCTCCACCCGTTGCAAGTCTAAACAGTCTGGAGCCATATCAATGTTGTGTTTGTATTGCTTTAGAAATGCATCAGCTAAGTCCTTCCAAACGTGAATGTGTGCATTATCTAATTGAATATACCATCGACTAGCTGGATCAGTCAAGCTATCCTGGAAGCAATGGACTAAcaatttatcattattaatatgCGTCGCCATCTTTCTGCAGTACATTATAAGATGACTCCTTGGACACGTTGATCCATCATATTTATCGAATTCAGGAACTTTAAACTTTGCTGGAATGATCAAGCCTGGCACCAAGCACAATTGTGTTGCATCTATATTTCCATACACATCAGTCTCTTCAATTGCTCgcaacctttcttccaaaacatCTAACTTTTGCTTAGCCGGAGTGTTCTCGTTTTGTTCCATGTCTTGAATTTTAGCCTGAGCTTCCAAATGTTCTATACCTGGGATAATGGGTGGAACAACATATAGCGGATTCGTAGGAACATAGTGTTGAGTGGTTTGAGACTGCGGAACATTTATGTGGTATGGAGTGAATCCTGGAGGATAAATAGGATCATCTGTGTCTTGAATTGGATTGCTTGATTGTGCTGTATCTACAACGGCTTTTCCTTTCCCCATTGAAAGCAATTCCAGTATTTTTGAAACTTGTTCCCCAAGATTATTAATCTCTTGTCTCATTTTGTCCATGTCcttatctttttcttccatGATTCGGCTTTTATACCTAGTATTATAAGGATGACGAATTGGAGTAGGACGAgctatattttcctttttttttaaataaaatagaataaaaaaaattgaagtaaaGGAGAagaggggagagagagagagagagagagagagagagagagagaagcaaatcctagtatatataaaattcaaacaacaataataaaattaatcaaaCAAACATAATGTAAATTGGACAAAATAAAGGAAATCAAACTGAAActagaaacaaacaaaacgtaATGAACATCACTCCTATTGTCAATAGCAaaatgaacaattaatgaaaatgccCAAAATGTCCCAGTTCTCTGCATATCATCTTCAAGAATCTATTTAGATCATCTGCATGAGGTTGCATTGAGAAAAAATTAACTCTCAAATCAACTGCCCATTCTGCAAAACCATCTGCTCTTTTGGACACCATTCTGAGAAATTCGATTGTCTGATCTACACGTTCCACTAGCACTTGGAAATCTCTCGTGTGCAGATCATAATCAACCTTCATTTGCACGTAATCTGTATTCAATGACTCATATTCTTGTGTTATCCTCTTACTTGAATTTTGAAGTGCAGTAAGTTGATAGTGTAAGGAATCGGCATAATTTTTCAGTATCTCATACTCTTCAGAGCGCTCGGCCATCTTCAGATGTAGGCTATCAACAGTTTGACGCAAAGAATGATTTTGTGCTTCCAAATCCATTATTTGTGTTTATCGTTTTCTAATTGATGTATTCAAATCATTGACAAGCTTGAGAAAATATTCCTTCCAATTTTctaaatctttaatatattcatCTTGCGACCCCACTGTTGCTTGTAATGTTGTCTTCTCATTTTTCAAGCTCCTATTTGCTTTATTCATTCGTCTCATCTCTTCATCTAAAGTCTCAAGATCCTTTTCTAACTTATCttgattttttaagaaactCTTAGTCTTTTCGAGTTCGTTCTGCAAATAAGTCGCATGATCCATCCATTGACTTGTCTCTTTACGAAGCTTCTCGTTCTCTTGCTCTAACAGTCGATTTTTCTCTTCTAGTTCTATGCTCTTCTCAATCCACTGATTTGGTTGTTCGAAGCTTGTCTCTTTTCCGCTCTCAACTACCTCCCTTGAGATATCTATTATATTCTTCCTTCTGTTTGCCTGCCATGCCTCGTACCCACTAGTAACTCCTTCATAATGTCCTTTGTCTTTTATCTTTCTTATAGATTTCCATGCGCATACTGCTTGACGTTTTTTTCCTTGACAATCTTCAGGATCGTATGAAAAATCAGACTCTTGCAGATTATGAGTTGGTGGTATAAACTGTTTGAGCCACACCTGACGCAAAACTAACAATGGTGTATAGTTAACACCTCCCCATGGTTCCAACAAAGGCACACTGTGAAAATCTCCGCATCTATATATCACAGCCTTTAAAGGCATCCATTGAGCCTTCCATATGACATTTTCAGAAGTCAGTTTTGCAAAGAAAGACAACCAAGCCTCCTTCCTTGGATATGTTGGATCCCAAACTGCCATACCAAACTCACTGATTGTGTTGCGCATTAAATTCCATGGGCTACTGAAATCTAACCTTGGACACCTAAACTCTGCGGGAAATTTGATATGGCTGTGTatccaaatatataataaaggaACACAACAATTCAATTTTCCTTCCCCTTTATTTCTACAATAGTTAAGAGATCGAAAAGTTTCAGCCAGAATAGGTATAATAGGATTGACTCCTCGTTCCATTTGAAAAAACAATTTGATCACTTTCCTATCAACATAACCCTCTGCTTTAGGAAAAATCACCGCTCCGTAAATGCACAATGCCAATAGTGTAAGACCTTTGTCTTCATCAATGTATGTTTGCGTCATCTTTATTAGATAATCAAATGGCACATTCTCTTCTCCACCCTTAACTTTTATATACTTTTGAATTTCTGTGGCATGGACGGTTTCTAGAAACTTTGACAAGGTCCTTTTTGTTGTCTGCTTAGGgttaaagaaataaacaatttctctttctttttcaggCATGCTAAGCATAGCTTGATATTCTTCTATGGTTGGCAGTAAATTACATGACTCAAACGTGAAACAACCATATGCTGGATCCCCAAAATTAATTATGGCTCTTAAGGCAAAATAATTCACCGGTATATACATCAACTCTGCTATATGTCCATACTTCTTCGAGAACATGAATCTACGCTGAGGTGTCAATGCTTCCCAGATCATCTTTAGGTTTACTAAATCATTTTGTGTAAAAGAGAGTTGACACCTGGATAGTACTGATATTTGGGAAGAATTGTTTATACCGTCCCCAAATTTTTGTTGCATCTCTTCAGCCCATTTAAGAACATCACTTGGCTCATCAAACTTAGACTCAAAAGATGAATGCATCGACATATTGGACATCTTGGTGTTTCAAGACTGTTTCTTTTTTGCACTGACAAAGGGAAagacagaaaaaagaaaaagaaaaaaaatcgtcACATTCACTTTgcacaaaataaaataggatataataaaacaaaaacagtaaaaataaaactaataaaacaaaaattaaattaaattaaaaagtaaaaagtaaaaagtaataataataaaaaaaaaaggaaaaaagaaaaaaaaaagaaataagaaataagaaaaagtaaATAAGGTTTTCATGCACTTTAATGTCGTAATGAAAGTAAACACTATTctccttattattattttttgaagaaataaattatttaattttagaaaatgtaaCTGTTTTTTTGTACCTTTACAATGTAAACACTACTCTCCTTTAAAGAatgtataataaataattatttaaatcaaGCTTTTCTTAACAAATCAGTATTGTGATtgaatctttctttttcttttttttttttttttttgaaaacaaagaaatatgtatgatttaaaaattttagaaaaatgcaaaactttgtttaaaaaaaataaaaataacttggACAATTTAACTTTTAGATAAAAATA comes from Cucumis melo cultivar AY chromosome 12, USDA_Cmelo_AY_1.0, whole genome shotgun sequence and encodes:
- the LOC127144402 gene encoding uncharacterized protein LOC127144402 — its product is MSMHSSFESKFDEPSDVLKWAEEMQQKFGDGINNSSQISVLSRCQLSFTQNDLVNLKMIWEALTPQRRFMFSKKYGHIAELMYIPVNYFALRAIINFGDPAYGCFTFESCNLLPTIEEYQAMLSMPEKEREIVYFFNPKQTTKRTLSKFLETVHATEIQKYIKVKGGEENVPFDYLIKMTQTYIDEDKGLTLLALCIYGAVIFPKAEGYVDRKVIKLFFQMERGVNPIIPILAETFRSLNYCRNKGEGKLNCCVPLLYIWIHSHIKFPAEFRCPRLDFSSPWNLMRNTISEFGMAVWDPTYPRKEAWLSFFAKLTSENVIWKAQWMPLKAVIYRCGDFHSVPLLEPWGGVNYTPLLVLRQVWLKQFIPPTHNLQESDFSYDPEDCQGKKRQAVCAWKSIRKIKDKGHYEGVTSGYEAWQANRRKNIIDISREVVESGKETSFEQPNQWIEKSIELEEKNRLLEQENEKLRKETSQWMDHATYLQNELEKTKSFLKNQDKLEKDLETLDEEMRRMNKANRSLKNEKTTLQATVGSQDEYIKDLENWKEYFLKLVNDLNTSIRKR